tattaccaatcaaattattaacattgttCATTGTTATAATTAATGTACCGTAAAGCTTTAGTTTATTTGCTTGTATTCGCACTTCTAATGATTCTCTCTGACAAACATACTCATAAGAATTCATAACAATTTCAAATGATTctcttaaaaagttttaaaccatattttaagTCAGTTGcataatgtttatgtaataacGTGAATCATTGTTTACAGATCAGCGGAAATTCTCTATAATATTACCTTTTTACatctaatatgtttaaattcGAACAGAAACCAAGCTTAcagtcaaataatatatttatacgatatatgtttattataacatttattgacaaaattttattCGTTCTTCACAGAAATTCAAACGAACCgaatctttaaataatataatagtgatTACAAAAGTTGTCATAAACGTTTAGGATTTGAAAGTCTCATTCCACAGTACGTCATCATATTTAAAGTACACTATCCCTCCACAAGTGTGCAATATTTCACTACAAAGGTGGATCCATTCAGTATTAAAACTGACTAATGAAAATACAAGGAGACTTTGTAATTTGTCACTTTTTTCAGTCCGTCTActtatgaataataaatgtattcatgGTGCCAAAATTACTATCAAATTCGCACATGAATTTAGATCTACAATTTGCTCTGGAATACAAACATTACGAACTTAAATCTTGTTGTGTTTTCTCATAGCCCAGTGCCATGGTGCACCTACTACTACTACCAGCTGGTAATTTTTTACTTCCGAGCAACTCTTATTGAACATATACTTCTTTTTATTGAGCTTCGAAAACTGGATATCAATATCTTACTATAATGTATAACCTTATTCTTTATTAATGACTTTTGTTCATAACCTCGAAATTCactatataaaaaactacatatcaatttttatattttaaattttatgctaaCATATTCCATCACTCAAAGCGACATTCGTTTGTGTCTGAATGAAAAGATTTTAAGATCAAGATTTAAGAGAGTTAAGTTTGATTTGTTTCCTAATGAAATTTTAAGGAccttttatgttatatatttctaGACTAAAGTCTACTAAATAAATACCACTAAATGAGATAATAGATATGAATTATGGGCACAGTAAAATTAACGTTGTTTATAACGATCctcttttcatttatttcatttcaatgaaTCAAACGGAATAAATAGATGACAGATGAACGTTGCAGTGACTAGGGGGATGACGCTTAGTAACCGTAGTGGGTGCCGTATCCGTCGAAGCTGTAGTGAGCGACAGCGGGGGCAGCGGAGTAAGCGACTCCGAGGAGACCTCCGTGAGCGACGGCGGGGGCGGCGTAGGCAGCGGGTGCGGCGTAAGCATGGGCGGCGTAGGCGGGAGCGGCGTAGGCAGCAGGAGCGGCGTAGGCACGGGCGGCGTAAGCGGGAGCGGCGTAGGCAGCGACGGCGGGTGCGTGGTAGGCGGGGGCGGCGTAGGTGGCGTATCCGGGGTTGCTCACACGGACGTCGGACTTGCTGACGCTGGAGTAGGGGGTGTCGATGGTCTTGGTGTAGGTGGAGACCTGTCCCAGGTTACCGGGAGACCTCAGGATGTTGGCGGAGGTGGAGGTGACGGCGGCGGGGGCGTGGGCGTAGGGGGCGGCGTACGCAGCGGGGGCGTAGGCGGGGGCGGCGAGGAGACCAGCGTTGGCAACAGCCAAGGCGGCGGCGGCGAGGACCAGGAGctgaaataaaatcattaatgaaGCACATATCTTTCGTTCATtaactctaaaaatataaaatttactttatatctCAGTAGATtggccaataaataaatattagactgACAAACATGTGATGCAAATGCGGGGTATGGGTACGAGGTAGGGCAGTCAAGGGCACCACCCGGCCACGCCTCAGTCAGCCTCCAACATCTGGGGCAGGGGCACTTTTGAAGAGCCGATCAGAGAAAGCGTGGGTTGCGAAAGTTTGCCAACGTCTGGTAGCAAAAACCGGGGTAATTGCGCCACCGACATGTGCTTGAGGTACGGAAAGTGCGTGACTAAGATACGCTTAAATTTGTCAATCGAAGCTGGTTTGCGTAAAAATGTAAAACCGGTAAACTACATAGAgtacacatttttacatgaaTTTACCCCAAAGGTTTTAGTATcttctataacatttattttttaggtttttaacagtactacaattatattcaaaatagttgatataattttaattgaacgTTATAATACTGTCAAATTTAAGTTGCAATGTTAATTTCATTTACAACCGGAgttctatttttacttttttctactgattaatataacaaaatgaaTATGATACATATATTCTGTAGAGTCGATTTTCTAAATCCCAACTTTGGGAAGAAGAGTATCAGCCATGTTAAAcgtgattttttaattaattatttaatttgaatcattcaatctgttgtttaaaatactaataagaCGTCGGTTTTTACAAGGAGAGACTGAACTCAAACAGCCAGAAAGTACGTTTGTATAAATAAAGTgatttcacattttttacaatgttagtaataaatgtaaatgcaTTGTTAGGAACTTGTCAAAATTTTgctttggttatatttttaaataaaaaaaaaaaaatatatataaatctggtaaaatatacttgttttataGCTAGCTGTAATAATTTTAGAACGCGTTGTTGGTTTTAATGTTTACACTCGAAGTAGTAAATCGCCACATTACTTAGAAAGCAACTAAATTGTAGAAAAATAGCTATTTTGTATgagacagttatttaaaagtgttattatgaagaaaatacacaatgTCATGTATTGTGCAAAATAGTTACGCACTTAACTTTCAATCTTTGTATTTTTAGCTGAAAGAAATTTGACGTTTGTGGGTTTGATTTCCAAAAGCTAAACTATGAGCCAACTGGAAATACATCCCTCCCTTCTTGTTCCTTGGTAGAATACATTAATATACGATATATGcaagcaaaataaatatatattttgtgacaTAAAATACTTGTCTCATCTTCAATGTTTCCCAACACTAGGGAAGATTCAATTACTAAAGTGGAAATGGCGTATTGGTAAATATTATGTGCTATAAAAGAGTTAACTGAAATTTTTGGAACTCTTCCacttaaaatatgtatagaatGTTTCTTGAAGGGTTGATCTTTGAATATATTATGTTACAATGGAAAACAgtctaagttatttttaatatttggtaaaGTTTATTCGGAGTGATAGTTATGTGTATCATGCTGATCGAGGTTgtgtaaaagtataaataaatccTAACATTTTGAGTGGTTGAAAAATGATCCAAACGATTGGAAAGTTTGAATGGCAGTTTGATTGATCGAGTTTGAAGAGTACCTACCTTGTACATGGTGGTGGAGGTAGTTGTTGAGGATCGTACAACTGAATGTACCGACGTTGGGGCGCTACAGCTTATATAGGAGGCAGCCCCTGGCCACCCCGCCCTCAACAGGCTATGTATCGCAAGGTCCTGGACCGGTCGGCCGCGGGACGCTGCTGTGACCGCCAAACTGCAGGTGACCTTCCCCGCACTGTGTCAACCTGGACACCGGTCATCGCCCACACTCACTGCATTCTGCACTTCACTCCTAATGGCACTTCGCATACTGCTAACTCCCACATAATACTCCACTAAAACACTTCAGAAGGGAATTATATAAGCTTATGATTCAAAGTAACAGCAAATAACAAACCTAACTAAAACTACTAAGTAACTAATAGACGGGGGttataaagaattttgtaaattaatggcTAAGACGGAAACAGaattttccggatattttccatcattcagtgatacaaaaagtcagtaacactacgtttcgatgtCGGAAATCTGAGCTCtacctcaggtgaataactaacataatacataactaaaatttaggttaaaataaacaaatcataccagagtgttgtgatacgcataagtcaggaatcacaacaaccatgttgtgtgtcaactccatgcacacgAACTCTAAAAAAAGCATGCTCTTAATACAAACAAAACcataatcacaaaaaaaaaaaacaactgtagaatacaggtcacaataggacTCGCCGACCAACTATATAAAttagaactgaccagaggccaatagtaaatggtaaTATCTCAGTTGTTTGGGATCATAGAGCAAAGAAAAACTGATTTTAGGTTTTAGGATTTTCAgctcatttacataaatgtttattacagtagtattagccaaaataaacagtactgaaatggtaatattttattatggtaaacacagtagcattacatatagatttaccaataaatactagtaaaaggaattaaaatcGGTTAAACTGACTAACATGTTCAATATTACCTCCATTCAGTTTGAGGCAATACCCGTACCAttcttgtaggttttgcatcatttttatgaataggagTTGTTCTATTCTCCTAATAAACATGGTTAGTTTCCCTTAGAGTTGAGCGATGGTAGATGGAGGGTCCTCGCGGAAAATGTGTTCTTTCAACATTCCCCATACGTAGACGTCCGGTGTTGTAAGAACGGGGGAGTAGGCTGGGTAAGACAATTTTGTTCTAAGGGAGATGAGACGGTTGTcaaaggtttgttggaggaaagcaatgttgcTAACGGCAGTGTGATTGGTTGCGCCATCTTGCTGGAACTACTGTGAACTTAACGGCAGGTTTCGTGCATGACAAAATCTCCTGAGGTCTCTCACAAAATGATCAAGAATGGCCctatatcgatactgatttacagtaagagtTTTCATTGTTGCCGTCAAAAAAGTATGGTACCACTATACCCCTCCCAGACACAGcgcaccaaatggttacacgcttactATGCTGTGGCCTCTCTACAACAATGTTAGGACGGTCAAATCCAAGGAAACTtgttgtctgcttgtttatgaaaccattaaggtACACATGACATTCATCTATAAACCACacatcactcagaaactcaggttcttcatagcatattgctaacattgaagcacagtactgaactctggctagtttgtttctacagttcaaaggttgtccaATTTGTATCCTATAgggaaaaccaccaatgtttttgaacattctttgCATTGACGTAttcttaatatttagttttaagagGAGCTCGAATTAGGCTTCgtttcggtgactgtaacacttgctgcaacactcttccgtggttttcattttGCACAtacagtagttgggcgacctgaaaatCCCCTTCGCTGTAtcaaaacactacctgttcttcAAAATTTTTCAACAGCTCTAAGAATCATAGCATTACTAGGCaggtttttgtggaaatgttctTGAAAAACATAATGCAGTGTATGACAGGCTTGGTccacccgcacgtccaattccgtatgagtGAAAATAATACTCTACAGTAAAAAATTttctaccgttgttagcaccatgttagcaaaactaaccttaaaaaagaaagaagtaatgaacacaaGCCGTGGCAACAATCAACAATtgcatcagctgatcgagaagggAACTACATCTAATTcggtttcagtactgtttattatggctaattaatactgtattatatttttgttaaatatctcGTGATTTTCAAAA
The Homalodisca vitripennis isolate AUS2020 chromosome 1, UT_GWSS_2.1, whole genome shotgun sequence DNA segment above includes these coding regions:
- the LOC124355730 gene encoding cuticle protein 67-like, whose translation is MILFQLLVLAAAALAVANAGLLAAPAYAPAAYAAPYAHAPAAVTSTSANILRSPGNLGQVSTYTKTIDTPYSSVSKSDVRVSNPGYATYAAPAYHAPAVAAYAAPAYAARAYAAPAAYAAPAYAAHAYAAPAAYAAPAVAHGGLLGVAYSAAPAVAHYSFDGYGTHYGY